ATACATTTATAGAATTATGTTGACTTTTGATAAAGTTACATGCTAAATTGACTTTTAACTTGCTTCCCTTGTCAAATCGACTCTATTTATGTGCTGAAACAGTAGATTTCTGTGGATTTACATGGCCATAAAAGATAAAATCACAGGGAAACAGGGATAAGGGAGAGGAGGAGCGTGAGAAAGTGGAAGAGGATAGAGAGGTGGCCGAGGCTTCACCATGTAGCGTGTGCTTGTGGCGTTTGCACTCAGATGCAAGCTTGTTGGCAGGAAGAGGGAGGCAAAGTTAAGGAAGATAACGCGGCAATCACAGTTAGATGGAGGCGCGTGGGGAGGAAGGAGGAATCCATAGCTTTCTTACGCGTGCCACGGCTTCGTCCTGTGGTGGTGGGGACTCTGCAGCCGCCTCTTCCCGTGCCTTTTAAGAAAGCTCCTGCCTGCCTTCCTCTTCCGGCAGACTCTGGTTGCCTTATATATACGGCAGTGCAGCTGACGCTTTGAAGCTTTCAAGTCATTGCAGGTTCTATAGGCTCTGCATCTATTTTGTGAGCTTCGCTGCAAGTACGAGCGTCAAGTTTGGAAGAGAAGGCGATGcggtggaagtggatgcattcttcctcatccaaatccaaatccaaatccaaatccagcGACTCATTAGCGGCTGGTGAGGAACATTTTaatctcttcttttttgtttggTCGTATCTCAATTTTATTAAGATGGGATTAAAGCTTAATAATAAAAAGCCAATAGCAGGAATCATTTCTTGGTGAGATGACAGGAAGTTAAACGATTGCATTACTTTCTCCTCAAGTAAGCATGCTGATGATGTCAGGACTTATCTCTCTGGCTTTTCTTGCTTGTCTGCCTCTTCGTTCTTCCCACAGGAGGACAGCTCTCCATGGCGAGGAACCCTAACCATTATCGGAGCCCGTTGAATGTCAATGAGGAGTACAAGAAGACACTCAGAACCAAATCTTTCCTTGACATGTGCTCCAAAGTCCATCAACAGCTCCGGCGAACTGTCTCATCTATcgcctcctcgtcttcggaggatgaTGGCAGTGATGACGACGATGGCGGTTCTCCAGAGGAGAAGCTAGATTCGAGCCGGCCTAGTGAGTCGTCTCCTCTCCCGTACGCTGACCTCCCGGACTTCCTTCTCGAGCCGAGTCAAGAATCGCTTGTCGCTGCGACGGCCGTCACTGACGACCGCAGCGCCCACCTCCAAGTCCACTCCCTCCTCCTCGAATTTTTTGACGTCACCTTACAGGCCTGCACCGCCTGCACGAATCTTTTGGCCTCCATCAACCGTACCAGAGTGCACCATCGGTCGATCCGACATCTTCTCTACAAACTATCGTTTGCTTGTTCTGATGACAGCGATTGCACCGCGTTCGACCGTCTTGCTTCCCTCGTCAACACAGAGAATCCGCTCCAACCACAAAACCTTGCTCACTTTCACTCTGCGCAATCCGAGTATACTCGTCTGATGCAGCAACTCACGGCAGCGCACCGGAGAATCCTCAGAAGGGCGCGACTTATCCGTTTGACCAGGAAAGCCACCGGAATCCTGACCATTAGCATCGCCGTGGCAGTTGCACTAGTGATTGCGGTGCACACAGTGATCGGCGTCGGGGTTGTGGTGGCAATAGCTCCGGCGATAATGACGACAGCACCATTGACGGCCATGAGTTGGGCGAGGGCAGGGAAAGCGAGGTACCTAGAGAAGCTTGGCGCACAAGTAGACTCGGCGGCCAAGGGCGCGTACATCGTGGGGAGGGACCTCGACACGATGAGCCGGATGGTGCGGCGGGTGCACGACGAGGTGGAGCACGAGCGGGATGTGGCGAGGATGGTGTTGAGGGACAGGGAGCGGCAGCTCGTGAGGGAGGCCGCGAGGGAGGTGGAGGGCGGGACGGCAGGTATGGCGGAGCAGCTGAAAGAGCTGGAGGAGCATGTGTACTTGTGTTTGATTACGATCAACAGGAGCAGGAGGATGGTTGCGCAGGAGATGACGATGGGTGCCAATGCTGTGCCTTCCCCGGCGGCAGCCGAGACAATGCCATGACATTGCTTGATTGATAGCGCATATTCTTTGAGTTCTCCATAATTTTTTCTTCTCAGTTCGATTGAGTACATAAAAGCTGACTAAATATTTCTTTGATAGATGCGTGTTGGCCCCCTCAATTAATTAGGCCGCATCACATGATCAACAAATATTGTTTCAAGTTTGGACATTGGATGATTGATTAATCATCTGCATGCAAATTGATGGTTCATATTGTTCTCTTTTTGTGCTACTTAATTATTAAGTAATACTAATCAAAGAGATGTGGGCTAAGAGACACAAATCTTGCTATattaaggaaaaaaaatgaattaTGGTTTCACTTGCTTGCTAATTTTAACTGATTGGACAACtttaagagaagagaagaaacatGATAACCTAATTTAGTAGATAATATAATGCTTGTAATTTCAGTTTTAATTGTTGCTAAAGTACTTCTTACTGCATTACCAATATGATCATATAGGATCATTAGCTGCCTGGATGTACTCATCTGGAATGAATTGCCTATTTAGTGTGCCAAGAATTATACATTAGACTCACATGCTGAattataactccattatcaagtaAAATATTTGACTACTTCCATTAATTATTTATGACAAATGAAATTGATACTAAGCACAGAGAAACAAATTAAATATATGGAAGGATAAGACTAATGACTCAGAAGTCTTGTGCATTGGCTActcatttttaatgaaatttattttCTATGTTTAATTTTTAGTGGGCTGAACATCAGAGCCTTACATACCCATTAGTTTGTCCTTTACTTGAACCATCTGTGATCCATCTGTGAAGATTGTACATCAAACTCAAGTAAATCTTACAATAAAAGGAATAAtcttacatatatacaaatatacagtcAACAAAGAGCTAAACACAATTATTCAACTTGCAGAATATGACATGCATTCATACTTTAGACCTTCACAAAACAAACTGAAGCAGAACAAACAAGAAGACCTACGGAATGCAGGAAGGGAACCCATCAACAAAACAAGACACAGTGTCTTCTCTTACACCAATCTTTTCGAGGGGGTCTTCTTTGACCTCTCCACATTGCAGAGAAGTCCATGCCCTGCACCATGAAGGCTTCCTCCTCTATAACCTGGAGCTCATCTGCAGAAACCCACCTTCTCGCATGCACTGCTCAGTCCTCATGACTAATAAATATAAAGCGTACGTAGTTTTACTCTTGAGCCATGAGATTGATTCAAGGTGCAGAGCTGCAAAAGGAGATGCTTAGGCTGGGCTTTCCTTAATGGCGAAATGGAGTACAAGTTTAGCAGGGAAAGGTCGTCTGAAGGAGGTGAAGGGTAGGTGGTAATCtatagggagaagaagaagagggagttaTGACTTGGATTATGTCATTGTGTACTTTAAACGCACTGGTACTTCATTTACTGAGTGATTGATTGCAGCAGATCTGCAAACTTAGCTTGAATGAAGAGTAGCTAGATGCTGGCTAGAGATTGGTAGAGGAGGAATCATTCAACAGAACAGGAAATATTAATGATGAGGCATAAGAACACTAGTCAAAGCCAAAGCACAAATGTCATCACATTCCACTATATGTATCTTTATACGATGGAAATCCAGCAAAACCTCCCTGGATAACAGCGGTTGGAAGGAGTGAGCAATTATTAGCGAGTCGGAATCACACCTGCTCTATCAAAGAGAGAgatgggggagagagagagagagagagagagagagagagagagagagagagagagagaggaaaagatgCCTTGAAGAATACTTTTATTGAAGCTAATGAGAATAGGCTTAATCTTGACTCAAACCTTCTCCAACATTCAGTACAAACTATTGTGGCATGATTATAATTTACCATTATTTTTTATAACCCATGTTAATTTTAAAAAGATTCAAAAAGATTAATAGCCAAACATTTGTACCTTTTCGTTCCATGGtcttattattaaaattcatagCAACAAATATGTTATTACAAGAGTTtatcaagttatatatatatatatatatatatatatatatatatatatatatatatatatatatatatatatatatatatatatatatatatatattcttttaatacAACGCTCAGCATTTATTTCACAGCAAAAGCAATGCCATTGACGTTCTCTTAATCTTCAAAGAGAAGCGAGCAAGATAACCTCCACTTAATGCTTCAAGCGACAGCTTCGATCCACAACACACGTACTTCGCAGGACGGCGGGCAAGTCGAGCAAAATATTTCGCATGCCGCAGCCAACCTAAATCTTAGATTCGGAAGCTTCCCAGCCTTTCAGCTGAACTGCAAGCGGCTGGAGAAGGTCTGCCCAAATCCCCAGTTAGACGGAACGATGTCACTGAAGACCAGCGTCTGCCCGTCCGTGGTGGTGACTCTGAAGGAAAGAGGCTGGCCATTGAGATAGGCATTGGATTGCCAGTTGGCGCCCCAGTTCCTGGACATCGGCAGCCACCCGGTTTTGGATCCCTTGACGGACATGGACTGGACCGATCCAGGGCCAGCGACGTTGCTGACGAGAACCAGTTCGAAGTAGTCGAGCCCGTTGATGGTGAACCTCACGCCACCATGTTTCTTGCACGGGACCCTGCGTCAATATCCCATCGGTCGAGCACTCGACGAAACCAGGAAGACGAAGACTGTCACCGGGAAATCAGGAGACTCACCTCTGGAACATCACCGGCACGATTCCTCCGCGGTAGATGCCGATCTTCTCCCATGCGGGCTGCGCCATGTCGAAGTGCTGGCGAGGAGGGTTGCACCACCCCCCGTCGTCGTTGGGGAGGGCGTAGTTCGGGGGGCAGAAGTTGGTGGCCGTGATCGTCACCGACACGCCCTTGAGGCACCACCGCGGGTCCGCCCTGTAGTCGCAGATGATCTTGTAGCACTGCCCGCACGCTGCGCCGTCGCCGAACAAGGCCGTGCTCAGAGCTGCCGTCCTGGTGCCGTACCCGGTCGAGTACAGATTGCCGTACCCGCAAGCTCCACCTACAAACCATCCACCGCGACTCAGCGCCGTATCGGATTAAGCTAACAAGATACAACAATGCATGACGCCGACGGATATCCCACCCATCGTTCCCGAGGCGTCGCTTCCGCCGTAGAACGTCGCGGTGGCCTTCGTCCATCCCGATGGCTTGAAGCCCTCCACGACGCAGAACGTGGAGCTCACCGCCAATACCATCAACAGCACAAGTCCAACACCGCTATCCATCGTTAAGATAAAACTGCCTCAAGCTTAGTTCTCTTTACTGAATGCTAAGATCCATGGTGGGGATTTATACGAGAAGGAGAAAGCCAATAATGGATGCAAGCTTTGCACATGGCATGATGCAGTCACATCCATACCTTGTGGGGTGCCCAATAGCTATATTCTAGACCTTATCTGTGGCAATTTTGGTCCATTTTTCGTTTGCAATGCGAACCATTT
This Musa acuminata AAA Group cultivar baxijiao chromosome BXJ1-2, Cavendish_Baxijiao_AAA, whole genome shotgun sequence DNA region includes the following protein-coding sequences:
- the LOC103971167 gene encoding expansin-A11-like; the encoded protein is MDSGVGLVLLMVLAVSSTFCVVEGFKPSGWTKATATFYGGSDASGTMGGACGYGNLYSTGYGTRTAALSTALFGDGAACGQCYKIICDYRADPRWCLKGVSVTITATNFCPPNYALPNDDGGWCNPPRQHFDMAQPAWEKIGIYRGGIVPVMFQRVPCKKHGGVRFTINGLDYFELVLVSNVAGPGSVQSMSVKGSKTGWLPMSRNWGANWQSNAYLNGQPLSFRVTTTDGQTLVFSDIVPSNWGFGQTFSSRLQFS
- the LOC103971156 gene encoding putative UPF0496 protein 2, giving the protein MRWKWMHSSSSKSKSKSKSSDSLAAGGQLSMARNPNHYRSPLNVNEEYKKTLRTKSFLDMCSKVHQQLRRTVSSIASSSSEDDGSDDDDGGSPEEKLDSSRPSESSPLPYADLPDFLLEPSQESLVAATAVTDDRSAHLQVHSLLLEFFDVTLQACTACTNLLASINRTRVHHRSIRHLLYKLSFACSDDSDCTAFDRLASLVNTENPLQPQNLAHFHSAQSEYTRLMQQLTAAHRRILRRARLIRLTRKATGILTISIAVAVALVIAVHTVIGVGVVVAIAPAIMTTAPLTAMSWARAGKARYLEKLGAQVDSAAKGAYIVGRDLDTMSRMVRRVHDEVEHERDVARMVLRDRERQLVREAAREVEGGTAGMAEQLKELEEHVYLCLITINRSRRMVAQEMTMGANAVPSPAAAETMP